The segment TGCAGCAACGGCATCCAGAAGAATAACGATAAAAATGGATTGAACCACGCTGGATGTCGTATGCACGCCAACCGATTGAGCGCTACCGCCTACCTTGAGCCCTTCCAGGCAGCCAATGGCTGCGATCAGAAAGGCAAAGATGGGCGCTTTCGACATACCGACAAGGAAGTGCTTGAGTGCAATATCCCGTTCCACAATCGCTATGAACTGGGCCGGGGAAATGTCCAGGGAAATCGCACAAACCACACCGCCGCCTATTAAGCCCGAGAGCATTCCCACAAAGGTAAGAATGGGCAGGCTCACCATCATCGCCAGAACCCTTGGAATCACCAACAGCTCAACCGGATCCAGCCCCAGAGTTCGGATGGCGTCCAGTTCTTCGTTTACTTTCATGGCGCCGATCTGTGCAGTGAAGGCGCTGGCGGTGCGGCCCGCAAGCAGAATCGCGGCGAGCAGAGCACCGAACTCGCGCAAAAATGAGAAGGCGACCAGATTGACTGTGTATATCGTGGCGCCAAAGTCTTTCAGAACTGTGGCGCCAAGAAAGGCCACCACGGCGCCCACGAGGAACGTGAGTAGAGCAACGATAGGAAGGGCATTGAGCCCTGTGTTCTGAACGGCGGCGACAAACGGCGTGATGCGCCAGCGTCCGGGCCTTGGCAAAATAACAAACAATGTTGCGAGAATCTGGCCAATAAACCCGGCCAGCAAGTAGAGCTGATGCCAAAGGGCCTCCACCGTCTTGCCAGTTTCGGTGAGGAATAGCGAGACCGGTGCAGGGCCTTCGGGCTGGGGCGGCTGCTTTTCCCGCATGGCATCCGCCACAGCATGCAGCAGTGCGCTTTGTTCCTGGGGCAGGGTGCTGTCCTGCGTCGCTAGTGCGGCAAGGCAGTCCGGGCCTAGCAGGTTCGCCAGAAGAGATGCGCCTGCTGTATCAACTCGTCCCAGGCCTTTGATATCAATGTTGTCAGAGTTCCACTGCTGGCCCGAATACTCCGCCGCCCGCTGTTTGAGTGTTTGATAGTCGGCGAGCATCCAGTCCCCGTGGATAGCCAGCTCGCCGCTTTCAACGGTCAGCCTTCCAGGCTGGCGACTGGCCTGGGAGGCGTTTTCATTTTCTGGGGAACTGGCACGTATTTGCACGGGTGTCAGAATTCCAAAGGTTGGTTTGTCCGGTTTATTAGCTTACTAGCTTAGAGACTGCAGACGCTATCTGCCAGTATCCGACGGTCTTCCTCGTCATGACTGGCAAGCACAATGAGAGCACCTTGCGTTTTTTGCTCCAGTAGAAGTTGCCTCAGAAGATCTCGTGCCTCGCTGTCCAGGCCTGTAAGCGGCTCGTCCAGCAGCATCACTGGCTGCTGACGCAGGATCGCCCGCAGCAGAGCAACACGCTGGCGCTGGCCGCCAGAAAGGTCACCGGGTAATCGCTTGCCGAAGTTGCCAAGGCCCACGCTTTGCAAACCCCGTTCGATTGCTTGCTGATCCGCCGGTGAGAGTTTCAGCCCCGGGTGAATGCCCAGACCAATGTTGGCCTCAACGCTCAGGTGCTCGAACAGGTTGTGCTCCTGGAACACGCTGGTCATTGGCCGTTCCCAGGGCGGCAGG is part of the Marinobacter antarcticus genome and harbors:
- a CDS encoding MlaE family ABC transporter permease, with product MRASSPENENASQASRQPGRLTVESGELAIHGDWMLADYQTLKQRAAEYSGQQWNSDNIDIKGLGRVDTAGASLLANLLGPDCLAALATQDSTLPQEQSALLHAVADAMREKQPPQPEGPAPVSLFLTETGKTVEALWHQLYLLAGFIGQILATLFVILPRPGRWRITPFVAAVQNTGLNALPIVALLTFLVGAVVAFLGATVLKDFGATIYTVNLVAFSFLREFGALLAAILLAGRTASAFTAQIGAMKVNEELDAIRTLGLDPVELLVIPRVLAMMVSLPILTFVGMLSGLIGGGVVCAISLDISPAQFIAIVERDIALKHFLVGMSKAPIFAFLIAAIGCLEGLKVGGSAQSVGVHTTSSVVQSIFIVILLDAVAALFFMEMGW
- a CDS encoding thiamine ABC transporter ATP-binding protein, with amino-acid sequence MLEVKNLVFAYPGQETPWNFNFTVEPGQCIAIHGASGSGKSTLMNLLAGFLEPQSGDILWQDKSIRHLPPWERPMTSVFQEHNLFEHLSVEANIGLGIHPGLKLSPADQQAIERGLQSVGLGNFGKRLPGDLSGGQRQRVALLRAILRQQPVMLLDEPLTGLDSEARDLLRQLLLEQKTQGALIVLASHDEEDRRILADSVCSL